From Rutidosis leptorrhynchoides isolate AG116_Rl617_1_P2 chromosome 3, CSIRO_AGI_Rlap_v1, whole genome shotgun sequence, a single genomic window includes:
- the LOC139900433 gene encoding uncharacterized protein — protein sequence MKIVSINIRGFGKDDDSDSKIGWFRRLRLNERPEVVLIQERKCNRVDDKWIEFIWGSSNVRYLQKEKVGQSGGMLLLWDPNIVDVMDAVEGQFFLAIRGKWQGKMNETIVVNVYGPHKDDEKKKFWDSLQDLMSFDNDEWVIGGDFNEVRSQDERQNSIFIERRAKLFNNFIEQSHLIEVPLLGKKFTRISYDGKKFSKLDWFLVSEAFINSWGDVSTITLDRNSLDHYPLMLRDSNQNFGPKPFKIFNIWLESKEVEQIIIEAWNLNVTDTKLNKWKKATDELECKAEAGLISDLERIEWLQAHAMRLKLEKEKASMLRQKARLRWAAEGDDNTSFSIP from the exons ATGAAGATAGTATCAATCAATATACGTGGTTTCGGGAAAGATGATGATTCGGATAGTAAGATAGGGTGGTTCAGGAGATTACGCTTAAATGAACGTCCAGAAGTTGTGTTGATACAAGAACGTAAATGCAATCGAGTAGATGACAAATGGATTGAGTTTATATGGGGTTCTTCAAATGTCCGTTATTTGCAAAAAGAAAAGGTAGGTCAATCGGGAGGTATGTTACTATTGTGGGATCCCAATATCGTTGATGTAATGGATGCTGTAGAAGGACAATTTTTTCTGGCGATCCGAGGGAAATGGCAAGGAAAAATGAATGAAACGATAGTGGTAAACGTCTATGGGCCGCATAAAGATGACGAAAAAAAGAAGTTCTGGGACAGCTTGCAAGATTTGATGTCTTTTGATAATGATGAATGGGTGATAGGTGGTGACTTTAATGAAGTTAGATCGCAAGATGAACGACAAAACTCTATTTTCATAGAACGTAGAGCAAAGCTTTTCAACAATTTCATAGaacaaagtcatctaatcgaaGTTCCACTTTTAGGTAAGAAATTCACAAGAATTAGTTACGATGGAAAAAAATTTAGTAAATTGGATTGGTTTCTTGTCTCCGAAGCTTTTATCAATTCCTGGGGTGATGTTTCAACCATAACCTTAGACCGAAACTCCCTTGATCACTACCCTTTAATGCTACGGGACAGTAACCAAAATTTTGGTCCCAAGCCATTCAAGATCTTTAACATCTGGCTCGAAAGTAAAGAGGTTGAACAAATTATCATCGAGGCTTGGAATCTAAACGTCACTG ATACTAAATTGAACAAATGGAAGAAAGCTACGGATGAGCTCGAATGTAAGGCAGAAGCAGGTTTGATCTCGGATCTAGAAAGAATTGAGTGGCTTCAGGCCCATGCAATGAGATTAAAGTTGGAAAAAGAAAAGGCCTCCATGTTAAGGCAAAAGGCCCGACTTAGGTGGGCGGCAGAGGGAGATGACAACACATCTTTTTCCATTCCATGA